From the Candidatus Hydrogenedentota bacterium genome, the window CGCGACGGCTTCAACATGCTCCAGTTCAGCGTCTATGCCCGCTACTGCCCCAGCGAGGACGCCAGCGACGTCCACCGAAAGCGCGCACGAACCGCCATCCCCCCAGGGGGACAAGTCCGCATCGTCGGAATCACCGACAAACAGTTCGCCAAAATGGAGAACTACCTCGGCAGAAAACGCGCCCGAACCGAGGAACCGCCCG encodes:
- the cas2 gene encoding CRISPR-associated endonuclease Cas2, translated to MALSEYKGVWLFVLFDLPVLTPEDKRNYVHFRNHLLRDGFNMLQFSVYARYCPSEDASDVHRKRARTAIPPGGQVRIVGITDKQFAKMENYLGRKRARTEEPPDQLLLL